One Oryctolagus cuniculus chromosome 7, mOryCun1.1, whole genome shotgun sequence genomic window, GCCACCCATCCAGATTCTTAAACCAAGGCAAAAAGAGAGGGTTTGCGGACTAGTCAGCCTGGTCTTCCGTTCTTGGGTAAACCATGTGGTGGTTCTCTGTGGATCTGTCACGTTGGGTATTCAttatcagcagaaagctgggaagaTGATTGGTTGGCATTGACCTGCCTTCTCCTAGAAGAAAATGCATTGGGAGCCTTTAAGGGATTCTGTCTTTTTCCCCCTTTAGAAGAGAAATGTTTATCACTGCAACAAATGCCGGCTGCAGTTTCTCTTTGCCAAGGACAAAATTGAACACAAGCTTCAGCACCATAAAACCTTCCGTAAACCCAAGCAGCTGGAAGGTTTGAAGCCAGGCACCAAGGTACTGCTTGCCAGGGTTTCTTAGGCAGACCGGGAGTTTCGGTGTTGTGCGGCTGGTTGTGGGTGGGATCTGATTGTTCCTTCCTTTGACACTCAGGTGACCATCCGGGCTTCCCGCGGGCAGCCACGAACCGTGCCTGTGTCCTCCAGCGATACGCCTCCCAGCACGCTGCAGGAGGCGACCCCACTGACCTCCTCCACGGACCCTCTGCCTGTCTTCCTTTATCCCCCTGTCCAGCGCAACATCCAGAAGAGAGCTGTTAGGAAAATGTCAGCGCCTTCTTCTCAGTGCTGGGCGGGTGGGGCCTGTGGGCATGCCTAGTGCTGGGAGCAGTGCGGTCATGTAGCCTGTCAGCAAGGTCTGCTTAATAAGCGACAACTTGGGGATCCCTGAGGGAATaatgagaattttcttttcttttctttctttttttctttttgcaggaGCGTCATGGGCCGGCAGACTTGTCTGGAGTGCAGTTTTGAGATCCCAGATTTCCCCAATCATTTCCCTACTTACGTACACTGCTCTCTGTGTCGCtacagcacctgctgctcccgAGCATACGCTAACCACATGATCAAGTAAGTTGGGATTAAGCCGGCGTTTCTCTTCGGGAGTTCAGATTCTATAGAACTGACTTCATTCCCTCTCCTCCTAGCCTGTTTTCCTCCTTCAACTTTTGTAGCTGTTTGTCCATCTCTCCTGGCATGGTGAGAGGTCGGGTCCCTCTGTGTGCACCAGGGACCAGCAGTGTTAGCTGGGAGCTTGTTGGGAACACAGTCTGAACCCGACCATAGGCCTGTCGAGTCTAAGAGTGTGCGTTTGACTAGATCCTTGGGTAATTCATGTGCAGACTGAAGTTGCAGAAGCATGGTACAAAGGAAAGCtggcctggggagagaggggctgagGAGGTGTTGTCTCTTGTGTAAGGCGTTGCCTCTGGCTGGTGATGTCAAGTCAGCCAGCGAACCCCATAACTCAGACCACTTCTTTATCTTCCTCAGCAATCATGTTCCACGGAAGAGCCCCAAATACTTGGCTTTGTTTAAAAATTCCATGAGGTAAGTAAAAACTTACCTGTATGcttaatttttcaagtttttacaTTAAATCCCTTCATTATTTTGGTGCATGGCTACGTGACTTAATTAGAGAGGAGAAAGTTTCGCTTTGGACACGCCATTGTGTCTGTCTCACTGTGCTCTTGACTCTTCCTCAGTGGAATCAAGCTGGCCTGCACTGCTTGTACCTTTGTTACCTCCGTGGGAGATGCCATGGCCAAGCATTTGGTGTTCAACCCCTCTCACAGATCCAGCAGCATCCTGCCGCGGGGTGAGTCCGGGGCTGAGGTCAGTCAGGAGAGGGGAACAAGAGACAGGCCATCAGCAGCTGGGCGTCAGGCCCCGCTCCCGGCCTGTGGACGCGGTGCGCTGATGAGAAGCGGTCTCTAACCTCAGGTGTTTGACACGAGCCTGGGAAGGGTGGTCACTGGAGAGCATGTTGTGTGCGTTGGTGGCCCAGAGCACTCGTCTGTGGAGGGCTCCTCTCCTCACTGAGCTAACGTTTCCCTGTCTCCTTCTCCGTAGGACTCACTTGGCTCTCTCACTCAAGGTAACAAGCTCTCACTTCATGATTTCCCATTTGGCAGTGTGTTTACATTATTACCACCGCTACCTGGACCCTTTTTCACGGAGCTTTCTCGTCTGCTTGCTCCCCGCTCCTGCCCCTTTAGGCATGGCCAGACTCGTGACCGAGTGCATGACCGGAACTTGAAGAACATGTAccctcctgcttccttcccccCTCACAAAGCCGCCACTGTGAAATCTGCGGGGGCCGCCCCAGCTGAGCCTGAAGAGCTCCCGCCTCCCGTGACCCAGGCACTCCCCTCGCCAGCCTCCACTGCAACCCCGCCCCAGACCCCTGCCCACCCACAGCCTTTAGTCCTCCCACCCTTGGCCACAGAGGGGGCCGAATGTCTGAATGTCGATGACCAGGAAGAAGGGAGCCCGAGCACCCAGGACCCTGAGCCCGCATcaggtggtggtggcagtggggtAAGCAAGAAGGAGCAGCTGTCTGTGAAGAAGCTTCGGGTAGTACTGTTTGCCCTGTGCTGCAACACGGAACAGGCAGCCGAACACTTCCGAAACCCCCAGCGACGTATCCGGCGCTGGCTTCGGCGCTTCCAGGCCTCTCAGGGGGAGAACCTAGAGGGCAAGTACCTGAGCTTTGAGGCCGAGGAGAAACTGGCTGAGTGGGTGCTGACCCAGCGAGAGCAGCAGCTGCCTGTGAATGAGGAGACCTTGTTCCAAAAGGCCACCAAGATAGGACGTTCTCTGGAGGGGGGCTTTAAGATCTCATACGAGTGGGCCGTGCGCTTCATGCTGCGACACCACCTGACTCCGCACGCCCGGCGGGCCGTGGCCCACACCCTCCCTAAGGACGTGGCCGAGAACGCCGGGCTCTTCATAGAGTTCGTACAGCGGCAGATCCACAACCAAGACCTGCCCTTGTCTATGATCGTGGCCATCGATGAGATCTCCCTGTTCCTGGACACGGAGGTGCTGAGCAGCGACGACAGGAAGGAGAACGCCCTGCAGACGGTGGGCACGGGGGAGCCCTGGTGCGACGTCGTGCTGGCCATTCTGGCCGACGGCACCGTCCTCCCCACCCTGGTGTTCTACCGAGGACAGATGGACCAGCCTGCTAACGTGCCAGACTCCATACTGCTGGAGGCAAAGGAGAGTGGCTACAGTGACGACGAGATCATGGAGCTGTGGTCCACCCGCGTGTGGCAGAAGCACACGGCCTGCCAGCGCAGCAAAGGCATGCTCGTGATGGACTGCCATCGCACTCACTTGTCGGAGGAGGTCCTGGCCATGCTTAGTGCCTCCAGCACTCTGCCTGCGGTGGTCCCAGCAGGCTGTAGCTCCAAAATCCAGCCACTAGACGTATGCATCAAGCGAACTGTCAAGAACTTCCTGCACAAAAAGTGGAAGGAACAGGCTAGGGAAATGGCAGACACTGCATGTGATTCTGACGTGCTGCTCCAGCTGGTGCTGGTCTGGCTGGGGGAGGTGCTGAGCGTCATAGGGGACTGCCCCGAGCTGGTGCAGCGGTCCTTCCTggtggccagcgtgctgccagGCCCCGACGGCAACGTCAGCTCCCCCACGAGAAACGCAGACATGCAGGAGGAGCTCATCGCCTCCCTGGAGGAGCAGCTGAAGCTGAGCGGAGAGCAGTCCGAGGAGCCGTCCGCCTCCACGCCCCGGCCCAGGGCGTCTCCTCAAGAGACAGTTGAGCCCGAGAGCCTGCACCAGCTGTTTGAGGGCGAGAGTGAGACCGAGTCTTTCTATGGCTTTGAAGAAGCTGACCTCGATCTGATGGAGATTTGAGTGCTGGGTCACGAGGCATGTGGAGTAGGGGTGGGAAAGCGAGGGAGGGTGGCGGGACTTGGGAAAGGGGACATACCAGGTGGGGTATTTggtctatattttttaattttatgccaCCACTCCCCAACATTGACTGACAACTTCCCTGTGAATTTGTGGATTAGGAAAACCAATAGTGATCACGTCTGAGCCGAGGAGCTGGCCCATTGGTCATTCAATTCTGCTAAAAACAggtttttgtgacttttttttaaatttaaatcactGTGTTTGGTATTTTTCTgacaaaatcaagaaaaagacaaaaaaatcctTTGTGGGCGAATGTTAAATTGTTTTGTTTCCCCTCTTACCTCAATTGTATCATAGTACTTctagagtttttgtttgttttactgtgtGGCCGACGTCTTTGGGCATGATGCTATCTAACCATTGTCAGTGTGAGAACATTTCTGATgatgagaaagacaaaaatatgtaGCTCAAAAACTGGTTTATTATATATATGGATAAACTTTTTTCATTGTGGTCTTAacacttttatataaaaatgaaaatggaaaaaaaatcccactgaACTCTcgctcttccttctccttttcttgccTTCCCTCTCCAGAGATGTTGGTTTCTACATCAACCCTAGATATGAAattgtggctttaaaaaaatgcatgaaaccACCTCTGAGCATCCAGAACGATGAATAATTTGTCTTTCCCTCACCATGCTCCTTCCGACAAAAGCAGTATTCTTTGCACTCGCCCCTTCCCCCATTCTCGCCCCCCTCCATCACTCTGGACAAAGGACCATACATGTATCATTAGTGAGCAGGAGGTGCTGAGGTGATCAGAGCGCATGCTAGGGTGCGAGCCATGCCCAGTTTGAGCCTTCATCCTGCAAGCCCCGGGCAGTACCGGCCTTGGTGAGCTTCAGCCTGGGACGTGGACAGGTCCTACAGCCAGGAGCTAATTGCATAAAAAGCGAAGTGTCGACTCTACACAGGAAAGAAAGCCCACTTGTGGACGTTCTGCGTACCCTGTGGCCTTCCCCTATTTTTCTCTTACCACTTAAAGAACCTGACCTGAGAAACAGCACGGAGTGTGCACGGAGAAAAAGACATGAATATTTTTCACTGCCAGCTTCAAGGGAAGAAAATTTTTTCTACAATTTgcatgagggatttttttttaaagaattgtatgTATTCGTGGATACAAACCAAAATGTACTGCACCAGAGAAAAGGAGTGCGCAGCACGCCCCCTGTCCCGCAGCTACGCCGCGCACCTGTCCGTCCTGAGGCGGCAGCAGCATCCCCCTCTTGGGAGCCGAGGAGGCAGGCTGCAGGAGCTTCTAAATGCCTCATCTTTAAATGTACGTAAGTGGAACATTTAATAAAATGAGGGGAAATGGATTTATAAGCTTTGTTTTTCTAGGTAGCCCTGTTCAAGGTAGGCTTTCACAGACTGGGAGATGTCGAGAGGGGACAGGCGCGGTGGCGCAGGCTGACACTCTGCCCACTCCtgccagtgtttttgtttttgacccCCAGTACACTATAATATAGTGAACTGGAGCATCCCCGCAGCACGGCCAGCGTTTGTCATCTGAAGACGACCAAGGATCCATCTGGGCTTCTCATCCCCAGCTTTTTGCCTGATGCCATTTTACTGACAGACTGTGGACTTCCAAGTCAACCCTTTGCCTCGGAGAAAGTTCAAGAACTACGGTCACATCTATCTACAGCAACTTAATCCTCCTCTGGTAGTCtctgcagcagccacagcctTAGCAGAGCTGGGTTCCTGGCCTCTGCACACTGATTGACTTTGTTGATgggcagtttttttaaaaaaataaccaacaGTGGATCAGCTGGGTTTTGGCCAGGAAGTTGTCTTTGTGGACTCTGCCTGCATGGCTTAGTAGTAGAaggaaggtttttttgttttgttgttttttataatTCAGTTTAATcaataaacacatatttattgaCTACTGTCCTGTGTTCAGACTGGATTTGTGGAGATTTCATGCACTTAAACTTAGAGGTTTCCCATCACAGAGCTGGCTTGCTTTCTGTCAGTTCTCACCTGACTCAATAGCTGTAATGGTTTTTGAGTTTGCTGTACTTTCTCAAGAAGGTTTGGACTAGATACACATCAGAATCACTTAGGGTTCATGTTTAAGACAGGTTTAAAATCATTTCAGGGATGGAACATGGCTAATGGCCAACTGGACTTATagctaactctgactttttaatGAACACACAACACTAATAAGTTTTCTTAAAGTGCTAGAAATTGAGGTTTGCACAATATGCATGTACACGAAACGTTTACTTAGTATTCCCTGTATGAAAGGTGAGGCTGGATGGGTCAGGTGCAGGTTGAAGTAATTTCACACAGAGCAGCTCGATACTAGACACTACATTCGTATCTGAGACAGCAAACGCTAACCAGAAAATCTGTAGCAGTTTAGAATTTAGTATAGCAGgagaaaatgtttaagaaaaactTCTAAACACAAAAGCCGGCTACATTACCCCGCAGAGATCATCTTCCACATGCAGCTGCCTCTCTGGTAGGCTCAGGTGTTTTCTGTGTCGACACACATGGCATTCTGTGGCTGCTAACCAGAGCTGCAGAGCTGCGCGGTGAGGGAGGTGGCATGTGGCAGCACTCTGGACAGTTCAGCTCTCGCCATGACCCAGTCAGAACAAAACCACTCAGCGAGCACttaaaagtatttgtttattttacaaaagaaaagtcTACCTTTGAACCAGGCCAAGTTCAAAGTTAAATGTGTCTAAATTCAGTTCTGGATACTGCATCTGTATTTCATTCAAAGCCACTATAAGGAAGAAagcataataaaataatgaactaTAGAGAGAAAAGCTCCACCCTCCAACCAAAATCCCACCACCAAGGGAGTTTTTCTGGTTAAGCCCCTCAGAAGGGCTCAGCTCAGTACAGGCCAAGGGGCCTTGCAACTTTTCTACCATCTAATTTTCACTCACCTGATCATGTGGGCAATATCCCAGTTGGTCTCTGCAGACAGTGGTCCCTCGATTTCAACACCTTTTTCAGTTACCGTGGCAATTTGATACTGAAAAATAAGCACAGCTTACAGTGAAAATGGGGgcccagtgttgtagcacagtggcttAAATAGGTTAGGCCACTACTTAtgtcagagtactggttcaaatcccagctgctccacttcctgctagcatgcctgggaatgtggcagaaggtggcccaattgtttgggcccctactacccatgtgggagacccacggggagttgcaggctcctggcttcagtatggcacagccccagccgtcatggccatttggggagtgaaccagcagatggaagagagagagtgtgtgtgtgtgtgtgtgtttccctcttgccccctccctccctctctcttcaaaTACAGCTCTTAAAAATAACCAataaaaagccggcgccgcggctcactaggctaatcctccgcctagcggcgccggcacaccgggttctagtcccggttggggcgccggattctgtcccggttgcccctcttccaggccagccctctgctgtggccagggagtgcagtggaggatggcccaggtgcttgggccctgcaccccatgggagaccaggaaaagcacctggctcctggctcctgccatcggatcggcgcggtgcgccggccgcagcgcgctggccgcggcggccattggagggtgaaccaacggcaaaggaagacctttctctctgtctctctctcactgtccactctgcctgtccaaaaaaaaaaaaaaataaccaataaaatgaaaatgcccATCCCTGAAGCCTGGTCAAAGGTCAACTAGAGGGTCTcttcccccagctcccccagtcCCTAAATAGCAGTCACAGAAGTGAGGCAATGCGCTCCTCAAAGCGGAGCCCCTGAGGATGCCAGCCACCCAGCGCCCACCGCTTAGACGGCCGGCACTTCTGTCCACAGCCGTCCTCACCCTGTTGTAAGAACGGGCGTCTCGATAGTACAGCACTCGCATGCAGCGCTCCACCAGCTCGCGGGcctcggcctggctcagcaccgGCTGCTTCTCCAGGACTTCTCGCAGCAGAGGCTGGATTGGGGGAAACGCACGAGGGTTGCTATCAGGCACTGAGCACCAGGCTGCTTGTCTCAAACCCACAGTGCAAACAAGTGGATGACGGAGCGCCAAACATTGGACTCCCTCGCCAGCAGGAAGGGCTGAGGAGCTGCAAGATGCACTGGAAGGGAAGTCCTAGGGCGTCCTCCCTCTGCACTTAATCTGCTGACTGCTAGAGGAGCCGCCTTGGTCCCTGGAGTGCAGGTGGCAACACTTCAGCCTCCAGACACAAGCAGCTGCTGCTCATATGGATTCCAGGGGAAGAGGCAGacagcccctctcctcctccctcctcccctccccctccccacttcttTCCCCCTTTCCCACTTCCAGATCCACTACTTACCTGAGCCAAGTATGCACCATAACCAGTGGCCAGCGAAGGGGCTTCATAGGCCACACCAAGCATGTCCACATAACCGAGGAAGCTAACAGGACACAACGATTTAAGTGAGCATTTAATCAAAGCTCTCAGCTAAAGGACAGGGCCACGGGGTCTGGGTGAAAGGTGGGATTCACTCGGGGAGGAGAGACGGAAGGGACGCGAGACAAGCTCTACTAGGTCGGGTGGGCAAGGAAGTGGTACGTGTACGCAACCTCTCTCCATCAGCGTAGCCGCCGATGACCATGGTGTTCCACAGAGGGTTCATCTTGGAGCGGCGGCTGTACATGGCCCTGGTCAGCCACGAGTGAATGGCTCTGGGGCTATAGCTGTGTCCATCTCCCAACAGCTCCTCATCAATGCTTCAAAGAAAGGGGGGAAGAATGGAAGTCCTAACCGCCACCCCTCTCCCCCCATCCACCCAATGGCAAAAACTGCGCCCGACCCTTCCACTCCCAACACCTCTCCCCGGGCCCGACTccggcccgccccccgccccccactcggGAGCTACTCCCTACTCTCAACTTACACCATTTGGCCGAGCACTTGCTTCAAGTACTGGAAATCAGCGTAGTCTCCGGAGGCACCCAGCATGGTGCTGTTGTTGACCCGCATGATTCGAGAGATGTTGCGGAAACGCGCCAAGGAGCCGTAGGAGCCCAGCATGTCTGCGGCAATCACCACCCCGCCATCGAACTTGACGCCGAGGACCGAGGTCCCGGTAACCATGGGGTTCCTGCGGAGTGCAGAGTCTGGCGACCGCAGCGCAGAGAAGGAGCCCGCGCCCTAGGTCCTTCCAATTACTCTGCCTCCTCCGGGACTCTACTGCGCGGTCCCCGCCTCGCCTCCCCGGGCTCCGTCGCACCCGGCCAGCGGCACCGGGCCCTCGGTCCCTCCCCTACACAGGCTAAGGCGCCGAGGACTTACTGGGTCCGCGCGATCGGACTCCCGCAGAGCGCGGACGCCGGATCCACGGAGGAAGCAGGAGTGGACGGGATGCGGTAAAACTGTCCAGGAGCTGGGCCCCCGGCCCAAAGCCCGGCCCGCGACTCCAGAAACGCTTCCATCTTAGTCACGGTAGCAGAAGCAGTGAGTGCGCTTGCGCC contains:
- the POGZ gene encoding pogo transposable element with ZNF domain isoform X6, with product MSRIFMADTDLFMECEEEELEPWQKISDVIEDSVVEDYNSVDKTPAAGNPLVQQGGQPLILTQNPAPGLGTMVTQPVLRPVQVMQNANHVTSSPVASQPIFITTQGFPVRNVRPVQNAMNQVGIVLNVQQGQTVRPITLVPAPGTQFVKPTVGVPQVFSQMTPVRPGSAMPVRPTTNTFTTVIPATLTIRSTVPQSQAQQTKSTPSTSTTPTATQPTSLGQLAVQPPGQSNQTSNPKLAPSFPSPPAVSIASFVTVKRPGVTGENSNEVAKLVNTLNTIPSLGQSPGPAVVSNNSSAHSSQRTSGPESSMKVASSIPVFDLQDGGRKICPRCNAQFRVTEALRGHMCYCCPEMVEYQKKGKSLDPEPSVASATKPPSPEKTAPVASTPSSTPIPALSPPTKVPEPNENVGDAVQTKLIMLVDDFYYGRDGGKVAQLTNFPKVATSFRCPHCTKRLKNNIRFMNHMKHHVELDQQNGEVDGHTICQHCYRQFSTPFQLQCHLENVHSPYESTTKCKICEWAFESEPLFLQHMKDTHKPGEMPYVCQVCQYRSSLYSEVDVHFRMIHEDTRHLLCPYCLKVFKNGNAFQQHYMRHQKRNVYHCNKCRLQFLFAKDKIEHKLQHHKTFRKPKQLEGLKPGTKVTIRASRGQPRTVPVSSSDTPPSTLQEATPLTSSTDPLPVFLYPPVQRNIQKRAVRKMSVMGRQTCLECSFEIPDFPNHFPTYVHCSLCRYSTCCSRAYANHMINNHVPRKSPKYLALFKNSMSGIKLACTACTFVTSVGDAMAKHLVFNPSHRSSSILPRGLTWLSHSRHGQTRDRVHDRNLKNMYPPASFPPHKAATVKSAGAAPAEPEELPPPVTQALPSPASTATPPQTPAHPQPLVLPPLATEGAECLNVDDQEEGSPSTQDPEPASGGGGSGVSKKEQLSVKKLRVVLFALCCNTEQAAEHFRNPQRRIRRWLRRFQASQGENLEGKYLSFEAEEKLAEWVLTQREQQLPVNEETLFQKATKIGRSLEGGFKISYEWAVRFMLRHHLTPHARRAVAHTLPKDVAENAGLFIEFVQRQIHNQDLPLSMIVAIDEISLFLDTEVLSSDDRKENALQTVGTGEPWCDVVLAILADGTVLPTLVFYRGQMDQPANVPDSILLEAKESGYSDDEIMELWSTRVWQKHTACQRSKGMLVMDCHRTHLSEEVLAMLSASSTLPAVVPAGCSSKIQPLDVCIKRTVKNFLHKKWKEQAREMADTACDSDVLLQLVLVWLGEVLSVIGDCPELVQRSFLVASVLPGPDGNVSSPTRNADMQEELIASLEEQLKLSGEQSEEPSASTPRPRASPQETVEPESLHQLFEGESETESFYGFEEADLDLMEI
- the POGZ gene encoding pogo transposable element with ZNF domain isoform X1, encoding MSRIFMADTDLFMECEEEELEPWQKISDVIEDSVVEDYNSVDKTPAVSVSQQPVSAPGPIAAHASVAGHLSTSTTVSSSGAQNSDSTKKTLVTLIANNNAGNPLVQQGGQPLILTQNPAPGLGTMVTQPVLRPVQVMQNANHVTSSPVASQPIFITTQGFPVRNVRPVQNAMNQVGIVLNVQQGQTVRPITLVPAPGTQFVKPTVGVPQVFSQMTPVRPGSAMPVRPTTNTFTTVIPATLTIRSTVPQSQAQQTKSTPSTSTTPTATQPTSLGQLAVQPPGQSNQTSNPKLAPSFPSPPAVSIASFVTVKRPGVTGENSNEVAKLVNTLNTIPSLGQSPGPAVVSNNSSAHSSQRTSGPESSMKVASSIPVFDLQDGGRKICPRCNAQFRVTEALRGHMCYCCPEMVEYQKKGKSLDPEPSVASATKPPSPEKTAPVASTPSSTPIPALSPPTKVPEPNENVGDAVQTKLIMLVDDFYYGRDGGKVAQLTNFPKVATSFRCPHCTKRLKNNIRFMNHMKHHVELDQQNGEVDGHTICQHCYRQFSTPFQLQCHLENVHSPYESTTKCKICEWAFESEPLFLQHMKDTHKPGEMPYVCQVCQYRSSLYSEVDVHFRMIHEDTRHLLCPYCLKVFKNGNAFQQHYMRHQKRNVYHCNKCRLQFLFAKDKIEHKLQHHKTFRKPKQLEGLKPGTKVTIRASRGQPRTVPVSSSDTPPSTLQEATPLTSSTDPLPVFLYPPVQRNIQKRAVRKMSVMGRQTCLECSFEIPDFPNHFPTYVHCSLCRYSTCCSRAYANHMINNHVPRKSPKYLALFKNSMSGIKLACTACTFVTSVGDAMAKHLVFNPSHRSSSILPRGLTWLSHSRHGQTRDRVHDRNLKNMYPPASFPPHKAATVKSAGAAPAEPEELPPPVTQALPSPASTATPPQTPAHPQPLVLPPLATEGAECLNVDDQEEGSPSTQDPEPASGGGGSGVSKKEQLSVKKLRVVLFALCCNTEQAAEHFRNPQRRIRRWLRRFQASQGENLEGKYLSFEAEEKLAEWVLTQREQQLPVNEETLFQKATKIGRSLEGGFKISYEWAVRFMLRHHLTPHARRAVAHTLPKDVAENAGLFIEFVQRQIHNQDLPLSMIVAIDEISLFLDTEVLSSDDRKENALQTVGTGEPWCDVVLAILADGTVLPTLVFYRGQMDQPANVPDSILLEAKESGYSDDEIMELWSTRVWQKHTACQRSKGMLVMDCHRTHLSEEVLAMLSASSTLPAVVPAGCSSKIQPLDVCIKRTVKNFLHKKWKEQAREMADTACDSDVLLQLVLVWLGEVLSVIGDCPELVQRSFLVASVLPGPDGNVSSPTRNADMQEELIASLEEQLKLSGEQSEEPSASTPRPRASPQETVEPESLHQLFEGESETESFYGFEEADLDLMEI
- the POGZ gene encoding pogo transposable element with ZNF domain isoform X11 codes for the protein MADTDLFMECEEEELEPWQKISDVIEDSVVEDYNSVDKTPAVSVSQQPVSAPGPIAAHASVAGHLSTSTTVSSSGAQNSDSTKKTLVTLIANNNAGNPLVQQGGQPLILTQNPAPGLGTMVTQPVLRPVQVMQNANHVTSSPVASQPIFITTQGFPVRNVRPVQNAMNQVGIVLNVQQGQTVRPITLVPAPGTQFVKPTVGVPQVFSQMTPVRPGSAMPVRPTTNTFTTVIPATLTIRSTVPQSQAQQTKSTPSTSTTPTATQPTSLGQLAVQPPGQSNQTSNPKLVASSIPVFDLQDGGRKICPRCNAQFRVTEALRGHMCYCCPEMVEYQKKGKSLDPEPSVASATKPPSPEKTAPVASTPSSTPIPALSPPTKVPEPNENVGDAVQTKLIMLVDDFYYGRDGGKVAQLTNFPKVATSFRCPHCTKRLKNNIRFMNHMKHHVELDQQNGEVDGHTICQHCYRQFSTPFQLQCHLENVHSPYESTTKCKICEWAFESEPLFLQHMKDTHKPGEMPYVCQVCQYRSSLYSEVDVHFRMIHEDTRHLLCPYCLKVFKNGNAFQQHYMRHQKRNVYHCNKCRLQFLFAKDKIEHKLQHHKTFRKPKQLEGLKPGTKVTIRASRGQPRTVPVSSSDTPPSTLQEATPLTSSTDPLPVFLYPPVQRNIQKRAVRKMSVMGRQTCLECSFEIPDFPNHFPTYVHCSLCRYSTCCSRAYANHMINNHVPRKSPKYLALFKNSMSGIKLACTACTFVTSVGDAMAKHLVFNPSHRSSSILPRGLTWLSHSRHGQTRDRVHDRNLKNMYPPASFPPHKAATVKSAGAAPAEPEELPPPVTQALPSPASTATPPQTPAHPQPLVLPPLATEGAECLNVDDQEEGSPSTQDPEPASGGGGSGVSKKEQLSVKKLRVVLFALCCNTEQAAEHFRNPQRRIRRWLRRFQASQGENLEGKYLSFEAEEKLAEWVLTQREQQLPVNEETLFQKATKIGRSLEGGFKISYEWAVRFMLRHHLTPHARRAVAHTLPKDVAENAGLFIEFVQRQIHNQDLPLSMIVAIDEISLFLDTEVLSSDDRKENALQTVGTGEPWCDVVLAILADGTVLPTLVFYRGQMDQPANVPDSILLEAKESGYSDDEIMELWSTRVWQKHTACQRSKGMLVMDCHRTHLSEEVLAMLSASSTLPAVVPAGCSSKIQPLDVCIKRTVKNFLHKKWKEQAREMADTACDSDVLLQLVLVWLGEVLSVIGDCPELVQRSFLVASVLPGPDGNVSSPTRNADMQEELIASLEEQLKLSGEQSEEPSASTPRPRASPQETVEPESLHQLFEGESETESFYGFEEADLDLMEI
- the POGZ gene encoding pogo transposable element with ZNF domain isoform X4; its protein translation is MADTDLFMECEEEELEPWQKISDVIEDSVVEDYNSVDKTPAVSVSQQPVSAPGPIAAHASVAGHLSTSTTVSSSGAQNSDSTKKTLVTLIANNNAGNPLVQQGGQPLILTQNPAPGLGTMVTQPVLRPVQVMQNANHVTSSPVASQPIFITTQGFPVRNVRPVQNAMNQVGIVLNVQQGQTVRPITLVPAPGTQFVKPTVGVPQVFSQMTPVRPGSAMPVRPTTNTFTTVIPATLTIRSTVPQSQAQQTKSTPSTSTTPTATQPTSLGQLAVQPPGQSNQTSNPKLVSIASFVTVKRPGVTGENSNEVAKLVNTLNTIPSLGQSPGPAVVSNNSSAHSSQRTSGPESSMKVASSIPVFDLQDGGRKICPRCNAQFRVTEALRGHMCYCCPEMVEYQKKGKSLDPEPSVASATKPPSPEKTAPVASTPSSTPIPALSPPTKVPEPNENVGDAVQTKLIMLVDDFYYGRDGGKVAQLTNFPKVATSFRCPHCTKRLKNNIRFMNHMKHHVELDQQNGEVDGHTICQHCYRQFSTPFQLQCHLENVHSPYESTTKCKICEWAFESEPLFLQHMKDTHKPGEMPYVCQVCQYRSSLYSEVDVHFRMIHEDTRHLLCPYCLKVFKNGNAFQQHYMRHQKRNVYHCNKCRLQFLFAKDKIEHKLQHHKTFRKPKQLEGLKPGTKVTIRASRGQPRTVPVSSSDTPPSTLQEATPLTSSTDPLPVFLYPPVQRNIQKRAVRKMSVMGRQTCLECSFEIPDFPNHFPTYVHCSLCRYSTCCSRAYANHMINNHVPRKSPKYLALFKNSMSGIKLACTACTFVTSVGDAMAKHLVFNPSHRSSSILPRGLTWLSHSRHGQTRDRVHDRNLKNMYPPASFPPHKAATVKSAGAAPAEPEELPPPVTQALPSPASTATPPQTPAHPQPLVLPPLATEGAECLNVDDQEEGSPSTQDPEPASGGGGSGVSKKEQLSVKKLRVVLFALCCNTEQAAEHFRNPQRRIRRWLRRFQASQGENLEGKYLSFEAEEKLAEWVLTQREQQLPVNEETLFQKATKIGRSLEGGFKISYEWAVRFMLRHHLTPHARRAVAHTLPKDVAENAGLFIEFVQRQIHNQDLPLSMIVAIDEISLFLDTEVLSSDDRKENALQTVGTGEPWCDVVLAILADGTVLPTLVFYRGQMDQPANVPDSILLEAKESGYSDDEIMELWSTRVWQKHTACQRSKGMLVMDCHRTHLSEEVLAMLSASSTLPAVVPAGCSSKIQPLDVCIKRTVKNFLHKKWKEQAREMADTACDSDVLLQLVLVWLGEVLSVIGDCPELVQRSFLVASVLPGPDGNVSSPTRNADMQEELIASLEEQLKLSGEQSEEPSASTPRPRASPQETVEPESLHQLFEGESETESFYGFEEADLDLMEI